A window from Anser cygnoides isolate HZ-2024a breed goose chromosome 1, Taihu_goose_T2T_genome, whole genome shotgun sequence encodes these proteins:
- the PHLDB2 gene encoding pleckstrin homology-like domain family B member 2 isoform X1 — protein MMPNRSNISSFQNVGSDSSKIMAEYSHTQNQMELQNTSLGKGSVANSLENGLQDIMENLNTKKYSSSLKFKTNGDYAGSYLTLSQPVAVKPNPSTSVKNTHSVTKIQGGKLFPCESPYLPDKSFSVKHLSSVSGTSPSLSGYSLGRTDFDIHANRENEKSLGHMDKFYYSKYSQKNKSYDNVYFPGMLDTKKISGSLLTMWNGSSGSELMLSPVSNSGAASMPSSPKQGRRMNIEDSLALHAKPVKHKDVMMETLGSRPRKYSGGSLSHMGMYSRSLPRLHKSTESQLVPLSLPPRNSLGNTKRKKLGEKDLPQNALDADNYLNFSSCSSGVSPHASSVSGNNPYVSSTLSVPASPRIAKKMLLASSSSFIPDDFDRLGLSGTSPSSSFSPVDFDRSFSVRRNLSTSSMEFDDTDLESYRQTPNSLQTSVRERKNSISSISGREDLMDYHRRQREERLREQEMERLERQRLETILNLCAEYSKSDSDPAATTTVADVQKINKELEKLQLSDEDSVFEDSQMNLETRFRNHLKSSASDSDFSEPSNHSRSSTAFLSSRGLRADEHFNENMKPPPLAAPGFLKDSTESSYLSITPKIPECTSDEQRGQELTRMEEERIVILNNLEELEQKIKDLNDQMDESSRELDMECALLDGEQKSETTELLKEKEILDHLNRKIAELERNVIGEKTKEKLKLDAEREKLERLQELYSEQKTQLDNCPESMREQLQQQLKRDADLLDIESKHFEDLEFQQLEHESRLDEEKENLTQQLLREVAEYQRSIVSRKEKISALKKQANHIVQQAQREQDHFVKEKNNLIMMLQREKENLCNLEKKYSMLSGGKGFPVSPNSLKEGYISVSEISELYGNSTNISPSTQPPTDADAVSTEPSTAVLTSQPQNKELRSPLCSGFVFPHSLSPRSIAQLPSVHWPAVMATHVDPIPLSDTPPPLPAKKHRRQQQHFRNLEERKKQHRECMYMSDTLPRKKTAPTVSPHFNSATLGRSVTSKGHLPLGQSNSCGSVLPHCLATMTKESESRRMHKGYNHQRICENQRQKSPEFYSRTASESNVYLNSFHYPDRSYKDHAFDTLSLDSSDSMETSISACSPDNISSASTSNVARIEEMERLLKQAHAEKTRLLESREREMEAKKRALEEEKRRREQLEKRLEEETSQRQKLIEKEVKIREKQRAQARPLTRYLPIRKEDFDLRSHIETAGHNIETCYHVSLTEKTCRGFLIKMGGKIKTWKKRWFVFDRNKRTFTYYADKHETKLKGVIYFQAIEEVYYDHLKNAYKSPNPLLTFSVKTHDRIYYMVAPTPEAMRIWMDVIVTGAEGYTHFML, from the exons ATTCCAGTAAGATTATGGCAGAGTATAGCCACACACAAAACCAGATGGAATTACAAAATACTAGTTTGGGAAAGGGTTCTGTGGCGAATTCCCTTGAAAATGGTCTCCAGGATATTATGGAAAACCTCAACACGAAGAAATATTCATCAAGtctcaaatttaaaacaaacgGGGACTATGCTGGTTCTTATTTAACCCTTTCACAACCTGTGGCAGTTAAACCCAATCCTTCCACCAGTGTTAAAAACACACACTCTGTTACCAAAATTCAGGGAGGCAAGCTGTTCCCTTGCGAAAGCCCGTATCTTCCAGATAAAAGCTTCTCTGTAAAGCATTTGAGCTCTGTATCGGGCACATCTCCATCCCTCAGTGGGTACAGTTTAGGAAGGACAGACTTTGATATTCATGccaacagagaaaatgaaaaatctcttGGGCACATGGATAAGTTTTACTACTCCAAGTATagccagaaaaacaaatcataTGACAATGTCTACTTCCCAGGAATGCTGGACACGAAGAAGATCTCGGGCTCTCTTCTCACAATGTGGAATGGCAGCTCAGGGAGCGAGCTGATGCTTTCCCCTGTTAGCAATTCAGGGGCAGCCAGCATGCCTTCAAGCCCAAAGCAAGGCAGGAGGATGAATATTGAAGACAGCCTAGCGCTTCATGCAAAGCCAGTTAAACACAAGGATGTGATGATGGAGACTCTGGGTTCACGACCTAGGAAATACTCTGGTGGATCTCTAAGTCATATGGGAATGTACAGCCGTTCCCTACCCAGGCTTCATAAATCAACAGAAAGCCAGCTGGTGCCGTTAAGTTTGCCCCCAAGAAACTCTCTGGGTaacactaaaaggaaaaaacttgGAGAAAAGGATCTACCTCAGAATGCTTTAGATGCTGACAATTACCTGAATTTTTCTTCGTGCAGCTCAGGGGTTTCACCACATGCAAGTTCTGTTTCTGGGAATAATCCCTATGTTAGTTCGACTCTTAGTGTTCCTGCAAGCCCTCGAATCgctaaaaaaatgcttttagcaTCTTCTTCCTCATTTATTCCAGATGATTTTGATAGACTTGGACTCTCAGGAACAAGTCCCAGTAGTTCGTTCTCCCCTGTGGATTTTGACAGATCGTTCTCTGTCAGAAGAAACCTCTCCACCAGTTCCATGGAATTTGATGACACTGATTTGGAAAGTTACAGACAGACGCCCAACTCGCTGCAAACTTCTGTGAGAGAGCGGAAGAACAGCATCAGCTCCATTTCGGGGAGAGAAGACCTCATGGACTACcacaggaggcagagggaggagCGGCTTCGGGAGCAGGAGATGGAACGCCtg GAACGACAGCGGCTGGAGACGATCCTCAATTTGTGTGCAGAATACTCCAAATCTGACAGTGACCCCGCTGCAACTACGACAGTAGCCGATGTTcaaaaaattaacaaagaaCTTGAAAAGCTTCAGCTATCAGACGAGGACTCAGTGTTCGAAGACTCGCAGATGAATCTGGAAACGAGGTTTAGAAACCACTTGAAATCATCTGCAAGTGATTCAGATTTCTCGGAACCAAGTAACCACAGTCgcagcagcactgctttcctttcctcccgAGGGCTGAGAGCTGACGAGCACTTCAACGAAAACATGAAGCCTCCTCCTTTAGCTGCTCCTGGCTTCCTGAAGGATTCCACTGAATCTTCGTACCTAAGTATCACACCAAAG ATACCGGAATGCACAAGTGATGAGCAAAGAGGGCAGGAGCTCACTCGAATGGAGGAGGAGCGCATAGTAATACTAAACAACTTGGAAGAACTTGAACAAAAGATCAAAGATTTAAATGACCAGATGGATGAATCCTCGAGAGAG TTGGATATGGAATGTGCCCTTTTGGATGGGGAACAGAAATCTGAAACAACAGAGctgctgaaagagaaggaaatattgGATCATCTAAACAGAAAGATAGCTGAGCTGGAGAGAAATGTTATTGGTGAAAAGACAAAG gaaaaattaaaacttgatGCTGAGAGGGAAAAACTAGAGAGGCTTCAGGAGCTTTACTCCGAGCAGAAGACGCAGCTTGATAATTGCCCTGAGTCCATGAGGGAACAattacagcagcagctgaagagg GATGCTGATCTATTGGACATAGAAAGCAAACACTTTGAAGATTTGGAATTTCAGCAGCTTGAACATGAAAGCAGATtagatgaagagaaagaaaatctgacaCAACAGCTCCTGCGTGAAGTAGCTGAATATCAGCGTAGCATTGTCAGTAGAAAG gAAAAGATTTCTGCTCTCAAAAAACAAGCTAATCATATTGTCCAACAAGCACAAAGAGAACAAGATCAttttgtaaaagagaaaaataacctAATAATGATGCTGCAAAGG gaaaaagagaatctctgtaatctggaaaagaaatattccatGCTTTCTGGAGGAAAGGGATTTCCTGTAAGTCCCAATAGTCTAAAAGAG GGCTATATCAGTGTAAGTGAAATTAGTGAGCTGTATGGCAATTCCACGAATATATCCCCTTCCACTCAGCCCCCCACAGATGCTGACGCAGTTTCCACTGAGCCTTCCACGGCTGTGCTGACGAGCCAGCCACAAAATAAAGAG CTAAGATCACCTCTCTGTTCTGGATTTGTATTTCCTCACTCTCTTTCTCCTCGCTCTATTGCTCAACTTCCATCAGTCCATTGGCCTGCGGTCATGGCTACTCATGTAGATCCTATTCCTTTATCTGATacacctcctcctctgccagctAAGAAACACCGCAGGCAACAACAG catttcagaaatctGGAAGAGCGAaagaagcagcacagggaaTGCATGTACATGAGTGATACTTTGCCTCGCAAGAAAACAGCTCCGACTGTATCACCACACTTCAACAGCGCTACTCTTGGACGAAGCGTTACATCTAAA GGACATTTACCATTAGGACAGAGCAACAGCTGTGGCAGTGTGCTTCCTCACTGCTTGGCAACCATGACCAAAGAGTCAGAATCAAGAAGAATGCACAAAG GGTATAATCATCAACGTATATGTGAAAACCAAAGGCAGAAATCTCCTGAATTCTACAGCAGAACAGCATCCGAATCTAACGTGTATTTGAATAGCTTCCATTACCCAGATCGTAGCTACAAGGACCATGCCTTTGATACATTAAGCTTGGACAGTTCTGACAGTATGGAGACAAGCATATCAGCATGTTCACCAGATAACATTTCCAG TGCTAGCACTTCAAATGTTGCAAGAATAGAAGAGATGGAGAGACTTCTGAAACAAGCACATGCTGAAAAGACTAGGCTGCTTGAATCCAGg GAGCGGGAGATGGAAGCTAAAAAACGTGCTCTGGAAGAAGAGAAACGCCGCAGAGAGCAACTGGAAAAAAGATTGGAAGAAGAAACTAGCCAGAGGCAAAAACTAATTGAAAAAGAAGTCAAGATACGTGAGAAACAAAGAGCACAG GCTCGTCCCTTGACTCGCTATTTGCCCATCAGAAAGGAAGACTTTGATCTGCGAAGTCACATTGAAACAGCCGGTCACAACATAGAGACCTGTTACCACGTCTCCCTCACAGAGAAGACCTGCCGAGGCTTTCTGATTAAGATGGGAGGGaaaattaagacatggaaaaaacGATGGTTTGTTTTTGACAGAAACAAGAGAACTTTTACATACTATGCAG
- the PHLDB2 gene encoding pleckstrin homology-like domain family B member 2 isoform X4: MMPNRSNISSFQNVGSDSSKIMAEYSHTQNQMELQNTSLGKGSVANSLENGLQDIMENLNTKKYSSSLKFKTNGDYAGSYLTLSQPVAVKPNPSTSVKNTHSVTKIQGGKLFPCESPYLPDKSFSVKHLSSVSGTSPSLSGYSLGRTDFDIHANRENEKSLGHMDKFYYSKYSQKNKSYDNVYFPGMLDTKKISGSLLTMWNGSSGSELMLSPVSNSGAASMPSSPKQGRRMNIEDSLALHAKPVKHKDVMMETLGSRPRKYSGGSLSHMGMYSRSLPRLHKSTESQLVPLSLPPRNSLGNTKRKKLGEKDLPQNALDADNYLNFSSCSSGVSPHASSVSGNNPYVSSTLSVPASPRIAKKMLLASSSSFIPDDFDRLGLSGTSPSSSFSPVDFDRSFSVRRNLSTSSMEFDDTDLESYRQTPNSLQTSVRERKNSISSISGREDLMDYHRRQREERLREQEMERLERQRLETILNLCAEYSKSDSDPAATTTVADVQKINKELEKLQLSDEDSVFEDSQMNLETRFRNHLKSSASDSDFSEPSNHSRSSTAFLSSRGLRADEHFNENMKPPPLAAPGFLKDSTESSYLSITPKIPECTSDEQRGQELTRMEEERIVILNNLEELEQKIKDLNDQMDESSRELDMECALLDGEQKSETTELLKEKEILDHLNRKIAELERNVIGEKTKEKLKLDAEREKLERLQELYSEQKTQLDNCPESMREQLQQQLKRDADLLDIESKHFEDLEFQQLEHESRLDEEKENLTQQLLREVAEYQRSIVSRKEKISALKKQANHIVQQAQREQDHFVKEKNNLIMMLQREKENLCNLEKKYSMLSGGKGFPVSPNSLKEGYISVSEISELYGNSTNISPSTQPPTDADAVSTEPSTAVLTSQPQNKEHFRNLEERKKQHRECMYMSDTLPRKKTAPTVSPHFNSATLGRSVTSKGHLPLGQSNSCGSVLPHCLATMTKESESRRMHKGYNHQRICENQRQKSPEFYSRTASESNVYLNSFHYPDRSYKDHAFDTLSLDSSDSMETSISACSPDNISSASTSNVARIEEMERLLKQAHAEKTRLLESREREMEAKKRALEEEKRRREQLEKRLEEETSQRQKLIEKEVKIREKQRAQARPLTRYLPIRKEDFDLRSHIETAGHNIETCYHVSLTEKTCRGFLIKMGGKIKTWKKRWFVFDRNKRTFTYYADKHETKLKGVIYFQAIEEVYYDHLKNAYKSPNPLLTFSVKTHDRIYYMVAPTPEAMRIWMDVIVTGAEGYTHFML, translated from the exons ATTCCAGTAAGATTATGGCAGAGTATAGCCACACACAAAACCAGATGGAATTACAAAATACTAGTTTGGGAAAGGGTTCTGTGGCGAATTCCCTTGAAAATGGTCTCCAGGATATTATGGAAAACCTCAACACGAAGAAATATTCATCAAGtctcaaatttaaaacaaacgGGGACTATGCTGGTTCTTATTTAACCCTTTCACAACCTGTGGCAGTTAAACCCAATCCTTCCACCAGTGTTAAAAACACACACTCTGTTACCAAAATTCAGGGAGGCAAGCTGTTCCCTTGCGAAAGCCCGTATCTTCCAGATAAAAGCTTCTCTGTAAAGCATTTGAGCTCTGTATCGGGCACATCTCCATCCCTCAGTGGGTACAGTTTAGGAAGGACAGACTTTGATATTCATGccaacagagaaaatgaaaaatctcttGGGCACATGGATAAGTTTTACTACTCCAAGTATagccagaaaaacaaatcataTGACAATGTCTACTTCCCAGGAATGCTGGACACGAAGAAGATCTCGGGCTCTCTTCTCACAATGTGGAATGGCAGCTCAGGGAGCGAGCTGATGCTTTCCCCTGTTAGCAATTCAGGGGCAGCCAGCATGCCTTCAAGCCCAAAGCAAGGCAGGAGGATGAATATTGAAGACAGCCTAGCGCTTCATGCAAAGCCAGTTAAACACAAGGATGTGATGATGGAGACTCTGGGTTCACGACCTAGGAAATACTCTGGTGGATCTCTAAGTCATATGGGAATGTACAGCCGTTCCCTACCCAGGCTTCATAAATCAACAGAAAGCCAGCTGGTGCCGTTAAGTTTGCCCCCAAGAAACTCTCTGGGTaacactaaaaggaaaaaacttgGAGAAAAGGATCTACCTCAGAATGCTTTAGATGCTGACAATTACCTGAATTTTTCTTCGTGCAGCTCAGGGGTTTCACCACATGCAAGTTCTGTTTCTGGGAATAATCCCTATGTTAGTTCGACTCTTAGTGTTCCTGCAAGCCCTCGAATCgctaaaaaaatgcttttagcaTCTTCTTCCTCATTTATTCCAGATGATTTTGATAGACTTGGACTCTCAGGAACAAGTCCCAGTAGTTCGTTCTCCCCTGTGGATTTTGACAGATCGTTCTCTGTCAGAAGAAACCTCTCCACCAGTTCCATGGAATTTGATGACACTGATTTGGAAAGTTACAGACAGACGCCCAACTCGCTGCAAACTTCTGTGAGAGAGCGGAAGAACAGCATCAGCTCCATTTCGGGGAGAGAAGACCTCATGGACTACcacaggaggcagagggaggagCGGCTTCGGGAGCAGGAGATGGAACGCCtg GAACGACAGCGGCTGGAGACGATCCTCAATTTGTGTGCAGAATACTCCAAATCTGACAGTGACCCCGCTGCAACTACGACAGTAGCCGATGTTcaaaaaattaacaaagaaCTTGAAAAGCTTCAGCTATCAGACGAGGACTCAGTGTTCGAAGACTCGCAGATGAATCTGGAAACGAGGTTTAGAAACCACTTGAAATCATCTGCAAGTGATTCAGATTTCTCGGAACCAAGTAACCACAGTCgcagcagcactgctttcctttcctcccgAGGGCTGAGAGCTGACGAGCACTTCAACGAAAACATGAAGCCTCCTCCTTTAGCTGCTCCTGGCTTCCTGAAGGATTCCACTGAATCTTCGTACCTAAGTATCACACCAAAG ATACCGGAATGCACAAGTGATGAGCAAAGAGGGCAGGAGCTCACTCGAATGGAGGAGGAGCGCATAGTAATACTAAACAACTTGGAAGAACTTGAACAAAAGATCAAAGATTTAAATGACCAGATGGATGAATCCTCGAGAGAG TTGGATATGGAATGTGCCCTTTTGGATGGGGAACAGAAATCTGAAACAACAGAGctgctgaaagagaaggaaatattgGATCATCTAAACAGAAAGATAGCTGAGCTGGAGAGAAATGTTATTGGTGAAAAGACAAAG gaaaaattaaaacttgatGCTGAGAGGGAAAAACTAGAGAGGCTTCAGGAGCTTTACTCCGAGCAGAAGACGCAGCTTGATAATTGCCCTGAGTCCATGAGGGAACAattacagcagcagctgaagagg GATGCTGATCTATTGGACATAGAAAGCAAACACTTTGAAGATTTGGAATTTCAGCAGCTTGAACATGAAAGCAGATtagatgaagagaaagaaaatctgacaCAACAGCTCCTGCGTGAAGTAGCTGAATATCAGCGTAGCATTGTCAGTAGAAAG gAAAAGATTTCTGCTCTCAAAAAACAAGCTAATCATATTGTCCAACAAGCACAAAGAGAACAAGATCAttttgtaaaagagaaaaataacctAATAATGATGCTGCAAAGG gaaaaagagaatctctgtaatctggaaaagaaatattccatGCTTTCTGGAGGAAAGGGATTTCCTGTAAGTCCCAATAGTCTAAAAGAG GGCTATATCAGTGTAAGTGAAATTAGTGAGCTGTATGGCAATTCCACGAATATATCCCCTTCCACTCAGCCCCCCACAGATGCTGACGCAGTTTCCACTGAGCCTTCCACGGCTGTGCTGACGAGCCAGCCACAAAATAAAGAG catttcagaaatctGGAAGAGCGAaagaagcagcacagggaaTGCATGTACATGAGTGATACTTTGCCTCGCAAGAAAACAGCTCCGACTGTATCACCACACTTCAACAGCGCTACTCTTGGACGAAGCGTTACATCTAAA GGACATTTACCATTAGGACAGAGCAACAGCTGTGGCAGTGTGCTTCCTCACTGCTTGGCAACCATGACCAAAGAGTCAGAATCAAGAAGAATGCACAAAG GGTATAATCATCAACGTATATGTGAAAACCAAAGGCAGAAATCTCCTGAATTCTACAGCAGAACAGCATCCGAATCTAACGTGTATTTGAATAGCTTCCATTACCCAGATCGTAGCTACAAGGACCATGCCTTTGATACATTAAGCTTGGACAGTTCTGACAGTATGGAGACAAGCATATCAGCATGTTCACCAGATAACATTTCCAG TGCTAGCACTTCAAATGTTGCAAGAATAGAAGAGATGGAGAGACTTCTGAAACAAGCACATGCTGAAAAGACTAGGCTGCTTGAATCCAGg GAGCGGGAGATGGAAGCTAAAAAACGTGCTCTGGAAGAAGAGAAACGCCGCAGAGAGCAACTGGAAAAAAGATTGGAAGAAGAAACTAGCCAGAGGCAAAAACTAATTGAAAAAGAAGTCAAGATACGTGAGAAACAAAGAGCACAG GCTCGTCCCTTGACTCGCTATTTGCCCATCAGAAAGGAAGACTTTGATCTGCGAAGTCACATTGAAACAGCCGGTCACAACATAGAGACCTGTTACCACGTCTCCCTCACAGAGAAGACCTGCCGAGGCTTTCTGATTAAGATGGGAGGGaaaattaagacatggaaaaaacGATGGTTTGTTTTTGACAGAAACAAGAGAACTTTTACATACTATGCAG